One region of Malania oleifera isolate guangnan ecotype guangnan chromosome 6, ASM2987363v1, whole genome shotgun sequence genomic DNA includes:
- the LOC131157481 gene encoding shikimate O-hydroxycinnamoyltransferase: protein MVVIRVRESTMVRPAKETPKRNLWNSNVDLVVPSMHTPSVYFYRPNGAAGFFEARVLKEALSRALVPFYPMAGRLKRDDDGRIEIDCNGEGVLFVEAETDSAVDDFGDFAPTLELRQLIPAVDYSKGLSAYPLLILQLTYFKCGGVSLGVGMQHHVADGASGLHFVNTWSDMARGLDLSLPPFIDRTLLRARDPPSPAFRHVEYQPPPPMKTPPQSTNSPSAPAPAPAPAAVSIFKISRDQLNLLKAKSKEDGSTVTYTSYEMLAGHVWRCTCRARGLADDQDSKMYIATDGRARIQPPLPPGYFGNVIFTATPMAAAGDLLSKPPWFAAGRIHEVLVRMDNEYLRSALDYLELQPDLSALVRGAHTFRCPNIGITSWSRLPIHDADFGWGRPIFMGPGGIAYEGLAFVLPSPTNDGSLSLAISLQTDHMKIFEKLLFDI from the exons ATGGTGGTAATAAGGGTGAGGGAGTCGACGATGGTGAGGCCGGCGAAGGAAACGCCGAAGCGGAACCTGTGGAACTCGAACGTGGACTTGGTGGTCCCGAGCATGCACACGCCAAGCGTGTACTTCTACAGGCCGAACGGGGCGGCGGGGTTCTTCGAGGCGAGGGTGCTGAAGGAGGCGCTGAGCAGGGCTCTGGTGCCGTTCTACCCCATGGCTGGGCGGCTGAAGAGGGACGACGACGGCCGGATCGAGATCGACTGCAACGGCGAAGGAGTGCTGTTCGTGGAGGCGGAGACGGACTCCGCCGTCGACGATTTCGGTGACTTCGCCCCTACCTTGGAGCTCCGGCAGCTCATTCCCGCCGTCGATTACTCCAAGGGCCTCTCCGCTTACCCTCTCCTCATCTTGCAG CTCACCTACTTCAAGTGCGGTGGAGTGTCACTCGGCGTAGGTATGCAGCACCACGTGGCCGACGGTGCCTCTGGGCTCCACTTCGTCAACACCTGGTCCGATATGGCTCGCGGCCTCGACCTCTCCCTCCCACCCTTCATCGACCGCACCCTCCTCCGCGCCCGCGACCCACCGAGCCCTGCCTTCCGCCACGTCGAATACCAGCCCCCTCCTCCCATGAAAACCCCTCCACAATCCACAAATTCCCCCTCAGCTCCCGCCCCCGCCCCCGCCCCCGCCGCCGTATCCATCTTCAAAATCTCCCGCGACCAGCTCAACCTCCTCAAGGCCAAGTCCAAGGAAGACGGCAGCACCGTCACCTACACCTCCTACGAGATGCTCGCCGGTCACGTCTGGCGCTGCACGTGCCGTGCGCGTGGCCTCGCAGACGACCAAGACTCCAAGATGTACATCGCCACCGACGGCCGGGCCCGGATCCAGCCGCCGCTCCCGCCGGGATACTTCGGCAACGTGATCTTCACGGCCACCCCGATGGCGGCGGCGGGCGACCTGCTGTCGAAACCCCCCTGGTTCGCCGCGGGTCGGATCCACGAGGTTCTGGTCCGGATGGACAACGAGTACTTGAGATCCGCCCTGGATTACTTGGAGCTGCAGCCGGATCTGTCGGCGCTGGTGCGCGGGGCCCACACCTTCAGGTGCCCGAACATAGGGATAACGAGCTGGAGCAGGCTGCCCATTCACGATGCGGATTTCGGGTGGGGCAGACCCATATTTATGGGTCCGGGCGGGATTGCGTACGAGGGGCTGGCCTTTGTGCTGCCCAGCCCCACGAACGATGGGAGCTTGTCCTTGGCCATTTCTCTGCAGACGGATCACATGAAGATCTTTGAGAAGTTGTTATTTGACATTTGA